In the genome of Streptomyces fagopyri, the window CCGATCCCTCGTCGGGCTCGTTCAGGCCGAGCAGGAGGGAGATCGTGGTCGACTTGCCCGCCCCGTTGCGCCCGAGCAGCGCCACGGTCTCGCCGCGGGCGATCTCCAGATCCACCCCGTCCACGGCGCGCACCGCGCCGAACGCCTTGGCGGCCCCCTTGAAGGACACCGCCGCTTCCGTCCCCGTCGTCCATGTCATGAGGACGACGCTACGAGCCCGGACACCGGGCCCGGCAGAGGCACTTGTGGGCAGTCGGCCGGGACAAATGTCACGGCCTCCGTCGGCCGGGGTCGCGCCCGGCGCCGCGACCCGCCCCGGATCCCGTGTCACGGACGGTGCCGCGAACCCCGGATCTGACATGACGTCAGCAGCCTTCACAACTCGGGGGCGCTGGGCTATACAGGGGGTCGCCGTACTGGAACGCGTTCTAGAACAGGCGGGTTCCGAGGCCCCGTGTCGACCTCGGTGCGGCCGACGGTGCGGACGGCCGCATCGAGGTCTTTCGCGCTAGTGATCAGGAGCCCCATGCCCATCGACGCCGCAAAGGCCCTCGCCGCCGAACCCCGCAGCGGTGAGATCACCTGGGACCGGAAGGACGTCCAGCTCTACCACCTCGGTGTCGGAGCGGGCGCGAACCCGGACAAGCCCCATCCCGCCACGGACGCCGACGAGTTGCGGTACACCCTGGAATCCGCCCTCCACGTCCTGCCGAGCTTCGCCACCGTCGCGGGCGCCGGCTCACCCGGCGTGATCAGCGGTCTGTCCATGCCCGGCGTCGACGTCGACCTCGCCCGCGTCCTGCACGGCGGGCAGCGCGTCACCGTGCACCGTCCGATACCGGCCGAGGGCAGGGCGACGGCCACCGGACGGATCGCCGCCGTGTACGACAAGGGCAAGGCCGCGATCCTGGTCATGCGCACCGAGGTCGCGGACGCCGAGGGACCCCTGTGGACGAACGACGCCCAGATCTTCGTACGGGGAGAGGGCGGCTGGGGGGGTGACCGCGGTCCCTCCGCGCGCCTCGACGCGCCGGACGGCCCGCCGGACCGGACCGTCGAACGCCCGGTCCGCGAGGACCAGGCGCTGCTCTACCGGCTCTCCGGCGACTGGAACCCGCTGCACGCGGACCCCGAGTTCGCGAAGCTGGCCGGCTTCGACCGGCCGATCCTGCACGGCCTGTGCACCTACGGCGTGACGCTCAAGGCGGTCGTCGACACCCTGCTCGGCGGGGACGTGTCCCGTGTCCGCTCCTACACCACCCGCTTCGCCGGTGTCGTGTTCCCCGGCGAGACCCTGCGCGTCCGCATGTGGCGCGGGCCGGTCCGGGACGGCGCGATCCGGGTGTCGGTGACCGCGGCCGACCGGGACGACGCGCCGGTGCTGGCCGACACCGTCGTCGAACACGCGTGAGTCCAGCCCACCGTTGAGAGGAGCCGCACCATGCGCGCAGCCGTACAGCACGAGACAGGCCAGGACAAACTCGACGTCCTCGACGACGTCGAGGCGGTGGGCTTCGGGCCCGGCCGGGTCAGGATCCGGGTGCGGGCCACCGGACTGTGCCACTCGGACCTGTCCGCGATGAGCGGCGTACTGCCGCAGCCCGCGCCGTTCGTGCCCGGTCACGAGGGTGCCGGGGAGGTCATCGAGGTCGGCGAGGGGGTCACCCAACTCAAGCCCGGCGACCGGGTCGTCGTCTGCTGGCTGCCGGCCTGCGGTGCCTGCCCCGCCTGCGGGCGCGGCCAGACCGAGTTGTGTCTGGCCGGTTTCATGAACGCGGGCACCCCCAACTTCCGGCGCTCCGGCCAGGACGTCTTCGGCTTCGCCGGGACCGGTACCTTCGCGGAGGAGGTCGTGGTGGACGCGGGTTGCGCCGTGCCCATCCCCGACGACGTGCCCTTCGACATCGCGGCCCTCATCGGCTGCGGCGTCACGACCGGCCTGGGCGCCGCCCTCAACACCGCCGACGTGGAAGCCGGTTCGTCGGTCGCGGTGATCGGCTGCGGCGGTGTCGGCATCTCCGCCATCCAGGGCGCGCGGCTCAAGGGTGCCGCCGAGATCGTCGCCGTCGACCCGGTCGCCTCCCGTCGCGAGGCCGCGCTGAGGTTCGGCGCGACGAGGGCGGTCGCGCCGGACGGACTCGCCGACGCCAAGCAGTCGGTGACCGCGGGCGAGGGCTTCGACTACGTCTTCGAGGTCGTCGGCAGGTCGACCACCGCGCGTACCGCCTACGAGAACACCCGGCGCGGCGGCACCCTCGTCGTCGTCGGCGCGGGCGCCATGGACGACTTCCTCCAGCTCAACATGTTCGAGCTGTTCTTCGACGAGAAGCGCATCCTGCCCTCCATGTACGGCGGCGGGGACGTCCTGCGTTCCTACGAGCGGACCATCGCCCTGTGGCGCGCGGGCCGCATCGACCTGGAGGGCCTGATCACCCACCGGGTGCCGCTGTCCGGGATCAACGAGGCACTCGACCAGATGCGGACGGGCACCGCCCTGCGCACCTGCATCGAGATCTGAGCCCGGTCACCGCTTCCGCCCCCGGTCACCGCTTCCGACCCCGACCACCGCTGAGGACCCTGATGTCACTGCCACTTGAGGGACTGGCCGCGATCGTCACCGGCGCGGGGCGCGGCCTCGGCCGGGCCGAGGCGCTGGAACTCGCCGGCCTGGGCGCGTCCGTCGTCGTCAACGACTACGGACGCCCCGGGCGGGACGGTTCGGGCGCGGCCTCGGCCGCGCCCGCCGAGGAGGTCGCCGCCGGGATCCGGGCCGCGGGCGGCCGCGCCCTCGCCCACACCGGCGACGTCGCCGACCACGAACAGGCCCGCGATCTGGTCGAGTCGGCGGTCGCCGAGTTCGGAAGACTGGACATCCTGGTCAACAACGCGGGCATCCTGCGCGACCGGATGGTCTTCTCGATGTCCGAGGAGGAGTGGGACTCGGTCGTGCGGGTCCATCTCAAGGGCCACTTCAACATGACGCACTTCGCGTCCGCGCACTGGCGGGCGCGGTCCAAGGCGGCGGACGGGCCGGTGTACGGGCGGATCGTCAACACCTCGTCGGAGGCGTTCCTCGCGGGTTCGGCGGGACAGCCCAACTACGCGGCGGCCAAGGGCGGGATCGTCGGCCTGACCACGTCGACCGCGCTGGCGCTCGCCAGATACGGGGTGACGGCGAACGTCATCTGCCCGCGCGCCCGGACCCGGATGACCGAGGACGTGTTCGCGGGATTCCCGCCCGGACAGGCCGCTGCGGAGCCGGGAGAGGGGCTGGACCCGCTCGCCCCCGAGCATGTCGCCCCGCTCGTCGGCTACTTGGTGTCGCCCGCCGCCGCGCACATCAACGGACAACTGCTCGTCGTGCACGGCGGCATGGTGGCGGTCGTCGAACGGCCCCGGGTCGCCGCCAAGTTCGACACCGAACAGGACGTCTTCACGTACGACGAACTCGACGCCCTGCTCAGCCCGCACTACGCCGGCCGCCCGCGAGGAGAGACGTTCGCGGCGGCGGAGGTACTCGGGCTGAAGCGGGGGTAGCACTCGACCGGGCGGGATCGAACTGGGTCGGGCGGGACCGGGTTCCGGGGAGCGCGCGCGGCCCCGGCGACGTGCGGGAGATTCCGCGGCGGACGTCGACGTACGGCACGGCCCCGCTCACCCGAGGTGAGCGGGGCCGTGCCGTACGTCCGTCGTGTCGCAGGTCCGTCGTGCCGTCAGGCCGCGCTGTCCGGCTGACCGGACGGCTTGCGGTGCCGGCCGTGCGGCATCGCCTCGTCGTCCTGGCCGGAGACCGGCCCCCGGTGCCTGCCGTGGCCCGTGTCCGACGCCGTGGCGTCCTGGGCGTCGGTGACCGGCGGTTCCATGGTGCTGATGTCGCTCATCTGGTGTTCACCCCGTCAACAAGATCCTTCTTTGCAGCCGGGGGATTCTAACCGGTGGTCAAGTCCGGGCCGTCGGCGGGTGACCGGGATTCGCCTCCGCCAGTTCCACCCGCTCCCATCCGCCGGGCGCCCTGCCGCCGGCCCCCCGTTCGGCCCGGGCGACCGGAACGGCGGGAACGGCCGGAACGAACGGCAGGCCGGGAACGGCCGGAACGGGCCCGTCCCGTCCCGCCGGCCGGGCGGACGGAGCGGTCCGGCCGGTCAGGGGTGCCTGTTGCAGCGGGACCGGACGCGCGGCCACCCGCTCCGCCGGACGCGCGCACTCCGCGTCCACCGGAACGGCGGGCGCCGCCAGACTCGCCACCCCGCACGGCACCGCCCCCGTGGCGTACGGCAGCCGGAGCACACCCTCCTCGGTCAGCAGCCCCGCGCCCGCGAACCACCCCTCGGGCGCCGGGAGATGGTGGACCTGGCGCTCGACGGGCCGCCACATCCCCACCCAGGTGCCGGCCGGCCCGTCGATCCGCAGGGCCACCACGCAGCGTTCCGGTGTCAGTACCTGCCCCGGCTGGATCGCGAACGGCGTCACCGCGCAGTCCGAGGCGCGCAGGCACTCCGGGAAGCGGACCGGCAGCGTGCTTCCCAGCACCCCCCAGCCCAGCCGGGCGTGCCCCGGCGAGGGCGCGTCCGAGCGGATGAGCAGCAGCCCGCTGTCGGCGTCCGCGAGCAGCAGCCGGTCGTCGCTGTCCTCCGCGATCTGCAGCAGCGGTGACACCTCGCCGCCGCGCTCCAGATCGACGACCACGGTCTTGGTCCGGCCGCCCTGGAAGCGGTCCAGCGCCAGCATGCGTCCCGTGCCGTCCAGCCACACCCCGCCCGAACAGCGGCCCGGGATCTCGGCGAGGTGTTCGGGCCCGAAGGCGCCGCCCGCCACCAGCCAGACCGCCGTGGACCCCCGTCCCACGGCGAGGGCGTACGCGTGCTCCCCGTCGGGCGCGGGCGGCAGCAGCCACAGCCGGGAGCCCTCCTCCGGGCACTCCACGGCGCCGAGCGGCAGCTCCCCGGTGCCGGGCCCGGTCGGGTACAGCAGCGAGAACGCGTGCCGGTCGGCCGTCACCCGGTGGATCAGCACCCGACCGTCGGTCATCGGCAGCACCTCGGTGCCGGGCTCCTCCGGCTGGTGGGACGGCAGCGGTACGGCGTACGGCTCGGGGCCGTCCAGCGTCCAGCGCTCCGGGAACCAGCACTCGCCGTCGAGCGCGAGGCGCGCCGCGTAGGTTCCGTCGGCGGTGAGCACGCATCCGGGGCGGCTGGCCGGGCCCTTCTCGTGTTCCGCGTTCTCGTGTTCCGCC includes:
- a CDS encoding MaoC/PaaZ C-terminal domain-containing protein, which encodes MPIDAAKALAAEPRSGEITWDRKDVQLYHLGVGAGANPDKPHPATDADELRYTLESALHVLPSFATVAGAGSPGVISGLSMPGVDVDLARVLHGGQRVTVHRPIPAEGRATATGRIAAVYDKGKAAILVMRTEVADAEGPLWTNDAQIFVRGEGGWGGDRGPSARLDAPDGPPDRTVERPVREDQALLYRLSGDWNPLHADPEFAKLAGFDRPILHGLCTYGVTLKAVVDTLLGGDVSRVRSYTTRFAGVVFPGETLRVRMWRGPVRDGAIRVSVTAADRDDAPVLADTVVEHA
- a CDS encoding Zn-dependent alcohol dehydrogenase yields the protein MRAAVQHETGQDKLDVLDDVEAVGFGPGRVRIRVRATGLCHSDLSAMSGVLPQPAPFVPGHEGAGEVIEVGEGVTQLKPGDRVVVCWLPACGACPACGRGQTELCLAGFMNAGTPNFRRSGQDVFGFAGTGTFAEEVVVDAGCAVPIPDDVPFDIAALIGCGVTTGLGAALNTADVEAGSSVAVIGCGGVGISAIQGARLKGAAEIVAVDPVASRREAALRFGATRAVAPDGLADAKQSVTAGEGFDYVFEVVGRSTTARTAYENTRRGGTLVVVGAGAMDDFLQLNMFELFFDEKRILPSMYGGGDVLRSYERTIALWRAGRIDLEGLITHRVPLSGINEALDQMRTGTALRTCIEI
- a CDS encoding 3-oxoacyl-ACP reductase: MSLPLEGLAAIVTGAGRGLGRAEALELAGLGASVVVNDYGRPGRDGSGAASAAPAEEVAAGIRAAGGRALAHTGDVADHEQARDLVESAVAEFGRLDILVNNAGILRDRMVFSMSEEEWDSVVRVHLKGHFNMTHFASAHWRARSKAADGPVYGRIVNTSSEAFLAGSAGQPNYAAAKGGIVGLTTSTALALARYGVTANVICPRARTRMTEDVFAGFPPGQAAAEPGEGLDPLAPEHVAPLVGYLVSPAAAHINGQLLVVHGGMVAVVERPRVAAKFDTEQDVFTYDELDALLSPHYAGRPRGETFAAAEVLGLKRG